Proteins encoded by one window of Arachis hypogaea cultivar Tifrunner chromosome 1, arahy.Tifrunner.gnm2.J5K5, whole genome shotgun sequence:
- the LOC112796744 gene encoding phospholipase D alpha 1 has translation MAPFLLHGDINATIYETQKFDTFSSVPLYASIYLDEVKIETRRLKEPNNPKLEECFYIGCAHIASNIVVKLERDKWLSSVRGRGVIGEAYVEVDEKMLNGVEVDKWVEIVDASKRPISGGPKIHIKLQFFDAKRHQNWSQGIKSPDFPGVPRTFFSQHKGCKVTLYQDVHVLDDFSPRVVLDGGKTYEPQRCWEDIFDAINEAKHLIYITGWSLYTQISLIRDPKRPKHGGDITLGELLKKKAKEDGVKVVLLLWQDGIISVPGIGNYVRTQGTHDKETQSYFKDTNVHCILCPRDSVFYTHHQKIVVVDTKLPNGKDSDHQRRIVSFIGGIDLCNGRYDTQFHSLFQTLAVEHSKDFYQPSISGSTIEKGGPREPWHDIHCKLEGPIAWDIYSTFVQRFRKQGTDQGMLLSEEKLKNFIIAPSQATNPDDDDTWNVQLFRSIDNTAALGFPETAKEAFEHGLVSGENKTIDRSIQDAYINAIRRAKNFIYIENQYFIGSAFGWSVDNTEFDAVHLIPKELSLKIVSKIKAKEKFMVYVVIPMWPEGVPINNTTGTVQKILYLQRRTIEMMYQDIAQALKEEKIEQDPRKYLSFFCLGNREVKKDGEYVPPQRPEQGSDYQKAQEARRFMIYVHSKMMIVDDEYIIIGSANINQRSMDGGRDTEIAMGAYQPHHLATSQGGARGQIHGLRMSLWYEHLGMHEDTFLNPESEECINKVKQLGEKYWELYSNKDSLGSSNLPGHLLQYPVDISADGTLTNLSGFEFFPDTTAPILGDKNPTIINRVIPKPIVDIFNKIFTR, from the exons ATGGCACCATTTCTGCTACATGGAGATATCAATGCAACCATTTATGAGACTCAAAAGTTCGACACCTTTTCATCG GTGCCCCTTTATGCAAGCATTTATCTGGATGAAGTAAAGATTGAAACCAGGCGTTTAAAAGAGCCTAACAACCCTAAATTGGAAGAGTGTTTTTACATTGGTTGTGCCCATATAGCATCAAATATCGTAGTCAAATTGGAACGTGACAAATGGCTTTCTTCTGTTCGTGGACGAGGTGTTATTGGAGAAGCATATGTGGAAGTTGATGAGAAAATGTTAAATGGAGTTGAAGTAGACAAATGGGTTGAAATAGTTGATGCGAGTAAAAGGCCCATATCTGGGGGTCCAAAGATCCATATCAAACTACAATTTTTTGATGCTAAACGACACCAAAACTGGTCTCAAGGCATCAAATCTCCTGACTTTCCTGGAGTTCCTCGCACTTTCTTCTCCCAGCATAAGGGATGCAAG GTTACTCTTTACCAAGATGTTCATGTCCTAGATGATTTTTCGCCAAGAGTAGTACTTGATGGAGGTAAGACTTACGAGCCTCAAAGATGTTGGGAGGATATCTTTGATGCAATCAACGAAGCGAAACACCTTATATACATCACTGGCTGGTCCCTTTACACTCAGATTTCTCTTATAAGAGATCCTAAGAGGCCAAAGCATGGTGGAGACATAACACTCGGTGAGTTGCTCAAGAAAAAGGCAAAGGAAGATGGAGTCAAAGTTGTGTTGCTTCTATGGCAGGATGGAATAATTTCAGTTCCAGGAATTGGAAACTACGTCAGAACTCAGGGTACTCATGATAAAGAAACCCAAAGCTATTTCAAGGACACAAATGTCCACTGCATTTTGTGCCCACGTGACAGTGTTTTTTACACTCATCACCAAAAGATTGTGGTGGTGGATACTAAGTTGCCAAATGGAAAGGACTCAGATCATCAAAGAAGAATTGTGAGTTTCATTGGAGGTATTGATCTTTGTAATGGAAGATATGATACTCaatttcattctctttttcaaaCTTTAGCTGTTGAACACAGTAAAGATTTTTATCAACCAAGTATTTCTGGATCTACAATTGAAAAGGGTGGTCCTAGGGAGCCATGGCATGATATACATTGTAAGCTTGAAGGGCCTATTGCATGGGATATTTACTCCACCTTTGTGCAGAGATTTCGAAAACAGGGCACAGATCAGGGCATGCTTCTTTCAGAAGAAAAGCTTAAGAATTTCATCATTGCACCATCTCAAGCAACaaaccctgatgatgatgacacATGGAATGTTCAGTTGTTCAGATCCATTGATAATACAGCTGCTCTTGGTTTTCCAGAAACTGCTAAAGAAGCTTTTGAACATGGGCTTGTTAGTGGGGAGAACAAGACGATAGATCGGAGCATTCAAGATGCATACATTAATGCTATTCGGCGAGCAAAGAATTTCATATATATTGAGAACCAATATTTCATAGGAAGTGCTTTCGGGTGGAGTGTGGATAACACAGAATTTGATGCTGTTCATCTTATTCCAAAGGAGCTTtcactcaaaattgttagcaagATTAAGGCTAAGGAGAAGTTCATGGTGTACGTAGTTATTCCAATGTGGCCGGAGGGTGTTCCAATAAATAACACTACTGGAACTGTTCAGAAAATACTATATTTGCAGAGGAGGACCATAGAGATGATGTACCAGGACATTGCTCAAGCACTCAAGGAAGAGAAAATTGAACAAGATCCTCGGAAATATTTGTCATTCTTCTGTCTTGGCAATCGAGAGGTGAAGAAGGACGGAGAGTATGTGCCTCCGCAGAGACCAGAACAAGGTTCCGATTACCAGAAAGCTCAAGAAGCCAGACGCTTCATGATTTATGTGCATTCCAAGATGATGATAG TTGATGATGAGTACATAATCATTGGATCTGCCAACATCAACCAGAGATCAATGGATGGTGGAAGAGACACCGAAATTGCCATGGGAGCTTATCAACCGCACCATTTGGCTACCAGCCAGGGTGGTGCAAGAGGCCAAATCCATGGCTTACGCATGTCCCTATGGTATGAGCACCTTGGCATGCATGAAGACACCTTCCTTAACCCAGAAAGTGAAGAATGTATTAACAAAGTGAAGCAACTTGGGGAGAAGTATTGGGAGTTGTATTCTAACAAGGATTCACTTGGATCTAGTAACCTTCCTGGCCACTTGCTTCAGTATCCTGTTGACATTTCTGCTGATGGAACACTCACAAATCTCTCAGGATTTGAGTTCTTCCCTGACACTACTGCTCCTATTCTAGGTGACAAAAACCCTACTATTATAAATCGAGTTATTCCTAAGCCGATAGTGGATATCTTTAACAAGATCTTCACCAGGTAG